The DNA window TCGGCGGTCACCGAGGCACCGTGGCCGAGAAAAGCATAGCGCCGCCCGGCGAGTTCTCGCGCATCGAGCAGCAGCCGATCGAGGCCGGTGAGGATCAAGCCGGCGACTCCGGCGTGTCCGGCGGATCCGCTCCCCCACCGCGCCGAAAGTCGCCGCTCTTGCCGCCGCTCTTTGACTCCAGGCGCAGGTCCGTGACGACGGCCTCGCGGTCCACCGCCTTGACCATGTCGTAAAGGGCGAGAGCGGCGACGGAGCAGGCGGCGAGGGCCTCGATCTCGGCGCCGGTGCGGGCGGTGGTGATCACCCGGCTGCGGATTTCCACTTCCGCCTCGCCCGGGTGCAGTTCCACCTCCACCTGGTCGAGGGGCAGCGGATGGGCCAGCGGCACCAGGTCCGCCGCCCGCTTGGCCCCCTGAATGCCCGCCAGGCGGGCCACCGCCACGGCGTCGCCCTTGGGCAGCGAGGCGAGACGGGCGATGGTTTCCGGCCGCAGCAGCACCCGGCAGGACGCTTCGGCGACGCGCCGGGTCACCGCCTTGGCGGACACGTCCACCATGCGGGCGTTGCCCTCGGAGTCGAGATGAGAGAGATCGGACATGGGCGGGATCTTAGCGCGGAGGCAGACCATACGGCGCGTGCCGCCCGTACTCTGCTAGCCTGCTCTTTCGTCGGACTCTCGTGCGTTCATACCGCAGTGCAGGATGGATCGGAGTGGATCGCTTTGCGTCTCGCCATCGTCATTCCCACCCTCAACGAGGACTCTTCCCTCGCCGAAACGCTCCAGAACGCCCTGGCGATCGCCGATGAGGTGGTGGTATCCGACGGCGGTAGCCGCGACGGCACCGTTGCCCTGGCCGAGGGCCTCGGCGCCCGGGTGGTGTCCGGTGAGCCCGGACGCGGCGGTCAGCTCAACCGCGGCGCCGCGGACACCGCGGCGGAGGCTCTGCTTTTCCTCCACGCCGACACCCGGCTGCCGGAGGACGCCGGCCAGGCGATACGGAAGGCGCTGTCGAACGGCGCTGCCGGCGGCGCCTTCTTCCTCGCCTTCGACACCGACCGGCCGATGCAGCGCTTGGGCGAGCGGCTGATCAACCTGCGCACCCGCCTCACCCGCACCCCCCTCGGCGACCAGGCTCAGTTCGTCCACCGGCACACCTTCGAGGCCCTGGGCGGCTTCCG is part of the Acidobacteriota bacterium genome and encodes:
- a CDS encoding TIGR04283 family arsenosugar biosynthesis glycosyltransferase; amino-acid sequence: MRLAIVIPTLNEDSSLAETLQNALAIADEVVVSDGGSRDGTVALAEGLGARVVSGEPGRGGQLNRGAADTAAEALLFLHADTRLPEDAGQAIRKALSNGAAGGAFFLAFDTDRPMQRLGERLINLRTRLTRTPLGDQAQFVHRHTFEALGGFRDWPILEDLDFARRLKRHGRLALLPGPAVTAARRYTGGGTVRTVVRNWLIWILFFCGVSPHKLARLYRHIR
- the moaC gene encoding cyclic pyranopterin monophosphate synthase MoaC — encoded protein: MPPMSDLSHLDSEGNARMVDVSAKAVTRRVAEASCRVLLRPETIARLASLPKGDAVAVARLAGIQGAKRAADLVPLAHPLPLDQVEVELHPGEAEVEIRSRVITTARTGAEIEALAACSVAALALYDMVKAVDREAVVTDLRLESKSGGKSGDFRRGGGADPPDTPESPA